Proteins co-encoded in one Brassica oleracea var. oleracea cultivar TO1000 chromosome C4, BOL, whole genome shotgun sequence genomic window:
- the LOC106337732 gene encoding ran-binding protein 1 homolog b yields the protein MEDDYDEVVGNAGLPQLHKFSIMRKTAKHLWKKFKEVAKFEEEKEESKDASQAAGLLEKLTVEEKKEKPVEKVASAEAEKAVEEKKTKESVPSA from the exons ATGGAAGATGACTATGATGAAGTGGTGGGCAATGCTGGCTTACCACAACTCCACAAGTTTTCAATAATGAGAAAG ACTGCAAAGCATCTATGGAAAAAGTTCAAGGAAGTTGCCAAATTTGAAGAAGAGAAAGAAGAGAGCAAAGACGCCTCTCAGGCCGCTGGTCTGCTTGAGAAGTTAACAGTGGAAGAGAAGAAGGAGAAACCAGTGGAGAAGGTAGCATCAGCAGAGGCAGAAAAAGCTGTTGAAGAAAAGAAAACTAAGGAGTCTGTGCCCTCAGCTTAA
- the LOC106337731 gene encoding protein transport protein SEC13 homolog B-like, whose product MPGQKIETGHEDTVHDVQMDYYGKRVATASSDCTIKITGVSNNGASQHLATLTGHRGPVWEVAWAHPKFGSMLASCSYDGQVILWKEGSQNQWTQAHVFTDHKTSVNSIAWAPYELGLSLACGSSDGNISVFTGRGDGGWDTTKIDQAHPVGVTSVSWAPSTAPGALVSSGLLDPVYKLASGGCDNTVKVWKLSNGSWKMDCFPALQKHTDWVRGVAWAPNLGLPKSTIASGSQDGKVVIWTVGKEGEQWEGKVLNDFKAPVWRVSWSLTGNLLAVSDGNNNVTVWKEAVDGEWQQVTALEP is encoded by the coding sequence ATGCCGGGTCAGAAGATTGAAACAGGTCACGAGGACACCGTCCACGACGTGCAAATGGATTACTACGGGAAGCGAGTAGCCACCGCCTCGTCTGACTGCACCATCAAGATCACCGGCGTCAGCAACAACGGCGCATCCCAGCACCTAGCTACACTAACAGGCCACCGCGGTCCCGTCTGGGAGGTCGCGTGGGCCCACCCGAAGTTCGGGTCAATGCTAGCCTCATGCTCCTATGACGGTCAAGTCATTCTCTGGAAAGAAGGCAGCCAAAACCAGTGGACACAGGCCCACGTCTTCACGGACCACAAAACTTCGGTCAACTCCATCGCTTGGGCTCCTTACGAGCTCGGGCTATCCTTGGCCTGCGGTTCATCTGACGGAAACATCTCGGTGTTCACAGGCCGCGGCGACGGTGGCTGGGACACGACGAAGATTGACCAAGCGCATCCTGTCGGTGTCACTTCGGTCTCGTGGGCCCCGTCCACTGCGCCTGGGGCTCTTGTCAGCTCCGGGTTGCTCGACCCCGTTTACAAGCTGGCTTCTGGTGGGTGTGATAATACGGTGAAAGTGTGGAAGCTCTCTAACGGGTCTTGGAAGATGGATTGCTTCCCGGCTCTTCAGAAGCACACTGACTGGGTGCGTGGTGTGGCTTGGGCGCCCAACTTGGGTCTCCCTAAGTCCACCATAGCTAGTGGCTCGCAAGATGGGAAAGTGGTTATATGGACGGTGGGGAAAGAAGGTGAGCAGTGGGAAGGTAAGGTTCTGAATGACTTTAAGGCTCCGGTGTGGCGGGTCTCGTGGTCCTTGACTGGTAACTTGTTGGCTGTGTCTGATGGGAACAATAATGTGACGGTGTGGAAAGAGGCTGTTGATGGAGAATGGCAACAAGTCACCGCCCTGGAGCCGTAG
- the LOC106338184 gene encoding mitogen-activated protein kinase kinase kinase A-like: protein MEKQSTSSSSSSWIRGSCIGRGCFGTVSKAVSKIDGEVFAVKSVDLATCLPSQSESLENEIAILRSLKTHPHIVRFLDDDVSNEGTTSFRNLHLEYLPEGDVANVGKIVNDETLLRRYVWCLVSALGHVHANEIVHCDVKSKNVLVVNGGSFVKLADFGSAMELEKPAAEIAPRGSPLWMAPEVVRREYQGPESDVWSLGCTVVEMLTGKPAWEDHGFDSLSRIGFSNELPFIPAGVSELCRDFLDKCLRRDRRQRWSCEQLLEHPFLCQDHHHLLFTTESSPRCVLDWVNSEFEEEEQSDELRVESMVSAMARISKLATIGGEAIWESNGWTEVRGNASEESGAQWEYPSSTRAESELNISPESTGDTGTRTVNEDSELTSVITCEILSLMVLLVVENIQIYATFYTNVFIRILYSCYHNQNNKKTKLRKNLSFILSLNFLFGIACDSDRSIYLMKTLLRGAMSVLTLNCVPLFGDNSHLHNSILVW, encoded by the coding sequence ATGGAGAAACAGAGCACTTCTTCATCATCATCTTCTTGGATTCGAGGTTCTTGTATTGGAAGAGGATGTTTTGGAACCGTAAGCAAAGCCGTGAGTAAAATCGACGGTGAAGTTTTCGCCGTGAAGTCAGTAGATCTCGCCACGTGTCTTCCCTCTCAATCAGAGTCGCTGGAGAACGAAATCGCGATCCTCCGCTCTCTCAAGACTCACCCGCACATCGTGAGGTTCCTCGACGATGACGTGTCTAACGAGGGAACGACGTCGTTTAGGAATCTCCACTTGGAGTATTTACCGGAAGGTGACGTGGCTAACGTTGGTAAAATCGTTAACGACGAAACTCTCCTTCGGCGTTACGTTTGGTGCCTCGTCTCTGCTCTCGGCCACGTTCACGCTAACGAAATCGTCCACTGCGACGTGAAGTCGAAGAACGTTCTCGTTGTTAACGGCGGAAGCTTCGTTAAGCTTGCGGACTTCGGCTCGGCAATGGAGTTGGAGAAACCGGCGGCGGAGATTGCGCCGCGTGGAAGTCCGCTCTGGATGGCTCCGGAGGTGGTGAGGAGAGAGTACCAAGGACCGGAGAGCGACGTGTGGTCTCTTGGCTGTACGGTCGTCGAGATGCTCACCGGAAAGCCAGCGTGGGAAGATCACGGTTTCGACTCGCTGAGTCGAATCGGATTTTCAAACGAGTTGCCGTTTATTCCGGCGGGTGTTTCGGAGCTCTGCCGCGACTTCTTGGACAAATGCTTGAGACGAGACAGGAGGCAGAGATGGAGTTGCGAACAGCTTTTGGAGCATCCGTTTCTATGTCAAGATCATCATCACTTGTTGTTCACTACCGAGTCGTCTCCGCGTTGCGTATTGGACTGGGTCAACTCGGAGTTCGAGGAAGAGGAACAGAGCGATGAGTTGAGAGTTGAATCTATGGTCTCAGCTATGGCAAGGATAAGTAAACTAGCGACGATCGGAGGAGAGGCAATTTGGGAATCTAATGGTTGGACTGAGGTTAGAGGCAATGCTTCCGAAGAGTCAGGGGCACAATGGGAATATCCGAGTTCAACAAGGGCAGAATCGGAATTAAATATATCACCGGAGTCTACCGGTGACACCGGTACACGGACGGTGAACGAAGACTCAGAGTTGACGTCGGTGATAACGTGTGAAATATTGTCGTTGATGGTGTTACTGGTGGTAGAGAATATTCAGATATATGCCACGTTTTACACCAATGTTTTTATTCGTATTCTGTATAGTTGTTATCATAATCAAAATAATAAGAAGACGAAGTTGCGCAAAAATCTATCGTTCATTCTCAGCCTTAACTTTTTGTTCGGTATTGCATGTGATTCGGATCGGTCTATCTATCTCATGAAAACTCTTTTACGTGGTGCGATGAGTGTCCTAACTCTCAACTGTGTACCTCTTTTTGGTGATAACTCTCACTTGCACAACTCAATCTTGGTTTGGTAG